The Penaeus monodon isolate SGIC_2016 chromosome 8, NSTDA_Pmon_1, whole genome shotgun sequence sequence acacacacgcacacacacacacacacacacacacacacacacacacacacacacacatatatatatatgtatatatatatatatatatatatatatatatattcatatacatatattcatatatatatatatatatatatatatatatatatatatatatatatatatatatatatatatatatatatatatatatatatatatatatatatatatatatatatatatatatatatatatatatatatgtatataccaatatacatatatgcatatatatatatgtatgtatgtacgtatagacATTTTAAGTCATTACCATCTTCCCCAGTTCCTACAGGTGGCTCGAACTCACGTTTCCCAAGACCACTTGTTGGATATCTTACATAAATACCCGCAAAATACGTCATTCATTAGCTACCAAGTTTCAACCTCCTGTAACCAAAGCATCATCATGTCTGGGCGTGGAAAGGGCGGCAAGGTGAAGGGGAAGTCCAAGTCCCGCTCCAGCAAGGCCGGCCTTCAGTTTCCTGTAGGAAGGATTCACCGCCTTCTGCGTAAGGGCAACTTCGCCGAACGTGTGGGCGCTGGTGCGCCCGTGTACATGGCCGCGGTCATGGAATACCTTGCAGCTGAAATCCTGGAATTGGCAGGAAATGCCGCCCGTGACAACAAGAAGAGCCGCATCGTCCCCCGTCACCTGCAGCTGGCCATCCGTAACGACGAAGAGCTCAACAAGCTGCTGTCTGGCGTGACCATTGCCCAGGGCGGCGTCCTGCCCAACATCCAGGCTGTGCTCCTGCCCAAGAAGGCGGAGAAGTAGATGgctccctcgtctccctcttttCACGTCCTTGGCTCCTTTTGGGGCCACAAAAAATCACTAGAGAAATGATTGACTATACTagaccaaagaaaaaacaaaccttCATTCATAGTTAATGtttgatatatcattatttaatcataaataataaaaaaaagttctgaCTTTACATGAGCTACAGAAACCTCTCGGAGGGccttaatgaataaacaaatttaattatGATGTGCAAGTGATAACTTAaaagtatatctacatatagggTTTCAAATGATTTCCAGACCCCCTgaaacaaatacattatataatgagTACTATACTGCACCCACATTAGCAATGCTGTAGTTATATGTAGGCGACCAAcacgtacgattttttttttttttttagtttatgtaCTGCCGAAGCAAGTACACGTCCGAAAAGAGACTCAAACCTGGTAGTGTCCCGTAGATTTGTTCATGGAAAGGAAATCCTCCGTGACCAGACCCTGCAACTAAATTATTGTCTCAACAAGCCCCATTTTCACTTTTGATCCACTTAATCTGCAGACATGAATCTCAGATACTTCATACATACCTGCTAAAAACGATTTTCTTTCAGCAACATTAATTTGGAGAGCTTCTAATGGTTGACGAACAGAAGGGTCACCAAAAGGTCAGGTATATGACTAATCAATACTATACATGCATTATCACACGTATACTTGGATTTTCTACCAGATATGTCTAagagattttgaaaataaaaaaatatttgagtaATTCTATTTTTACACGTTTGTCACATTGCAGATACATTTGCAAATGAGGTATATGTTTGCGTTTGTGAGCATAGATGTCTGTTTCAGAGAAAATTATTTAATCACATAAAACAATTCACAAATTTCTGTGTTCGGAAAATATGCAAAGTTAATTACGTGCATTGGAAAATCTTTATGATAGGAATATTTGATCAAAATGCTATAACATGGTGATGAATGATAATGGTAGCGATAAACATCCAAAGTTCACAGTGGCACTTCACTACTTCTATGCAGCACGACCATGTTGGTGACTTTAGGATTCCAGGTATCCCCCCAATGCACTTTTGTTTACATTCCGTTTGATCAACAACCCTGCCTTTAGTTCCAACCAGCTGGTCTAATCCCTGCGTCCCACTCCCTCTGTAGGCTGTTATTTGCCTGTCGGAATCTGTTAtagtattatgttttattttattttatctgttatacatttttttctttcttttttatataccaaACTTCGCTTATCCCAATCGATGcagtttttatttaaactttattTACTTGTAATCCAATTTTTATGGCAAATTGTATTTGTGACGAGGATCTTGACTACATTAAGGTGGTGATGACGAAGCAGGAGCGTCGTTAAGTGCTGACGAGGCTAAAAAATCTGTCAAACGTGTGGCCAAAAGATCGGCCTTTAGTGGGAGTCACCACTGTCCAAAGATGGCTGTACCCGAGTCCAAGAGGCAGCGCCAGCACGAGTCCCTGGAAGTCCCCGCCCAGGGAACGAGGCGACTCGTCGGTGACTCGTCTCCCGGTGGCCGCAGACATCTCGAGACAATCCTTCCCGTGGTACAAGTCGATGTGAAAGAAACTTGAAGAAAGGGTTCAAAATAAAACAGCCTTTTAGCATGAATACCCAATCCGTTTGTATTTATTTCATTGCCAAAGGCTGAAATGATGTTTATGACAGTGTAGTTAATGCGTACTTCAATTTTAATATCCATGTTTCTTCCTTGTTAGTAATCGGGACACTTTAACAAGCCCCATTGATGTCAATAGTAATGTTAATCATTTATATACCAAAACCTCTCACCATCATTGATGAATACACGTCTTATATTTAAAAGCAATATATTATttcacccatcccccttcctctgtgAGTGTCTGCCTTTTTTCATTTGCCCCCGACACGCTCTTATATGGCCTCAACTCTCAGTCTCTGCCCCCCTATCTCCCCATTCtcattccttctatttttttctgcctgtccctctctctcacgcATTCACGCACACTGGGTGTGTCGTAAATTCGTAATTTTTGTGAAATAACAGTGCAACAATTATTCTTTAATATTTCACATTCCCAGTCTGTCTCAAGACTGAAAACATGAGACTGAGCAGCAAGTAATAAGATTGATTCATCTCCGCCTTCCCTTTATACAGCTTAATACTCTGCTTCAGGTTAAAATGGATAAATACGAAGAAATGATATAACCTTAATCTTTGCACAAGGTTTTACTTAAAAATCTTAttcatataatgtaaaaaat is a genomic window containing:
- the LOC119576193 gene encoding histone H2A-like, whose product is MSGRGKGGKVKGKSKSRSSKAGLQFPVGRIHRLLRKGNFAERVGAGAPVYMAAVMEYLAAEILELAGNAARDNKKSRIVPRHLQLAIRNDEELNKLLSGVTIAQGGVLPNIQAVLLPKKAEK